The Gemmatimonadaceae bacterium genome window below encodes:
- a CDS encoding PQQ-dependent sugar dehydrogenase codes for MKVFARTALLLTFASTAAHAQVNAGAQAPEATLPFTMTQVATFNLPWRIAFLPDGRMLVTEKVGPLWLVTQQGVKTPVANVPAVRAQGQGGMLGVYTSPNYATDRNVYLTYSEPGDSGSSLALARAKLTITKDSASLDGLQVIWRDGARGRGGQFGAAVAFSPDKKFLFLTVGDRQRMTPAQDPNSPLGKILRLTLDGKPAPGNPQAGKTGEATLGIINPPRDTELAKTAAVLFSYTFPGPNLTPSETWATGFRTPYGLAFAPDGRLWELEHGPRGGDELNLIEPGKNYGWPLVAYAVNYNGVEIPSPDTRPDLTKPLIYWTPVIAPGSLTFYKGAMFPQWNGSALIGGLATQTLNRITFDGKGGAAPAERWAVGHQIRDVAIAPDGAVWVIENTPTGGLFRVTPK; via the coding sequence ATGAAGGTGTTCGCGCGTACTGCACTGCTTCTGACGTTCGCTTCCACCGCCGCCCATGCGCAGGTGAATGCGGGCGCACAGGCACCCGAAGCGACCCTGCCATTCACCATGACGCAGGTAGCCACGTTCAATCTGCCGTGGCGCATCGCGTTTCTCCCCGATGGCCGCATGCTGGTCACGGAAAAGGTGGGCCCGCTGTGGCTGGTGACGCAGCAAGGTGTCAAGACGCCGGTGGCGAACGTGCCAGCGGTGCGGGCGCAGGGCCAAGGTGGCATGCTGGGTGTCTACACGTCGCCCAACTACGCCACCGATCGCAACGTCTACCTCACGTACTCCGAGCCGGGCGACAGCGGATCGAGTTTGGCACTCGCCCGCGCCAAGCTGACCATCACCAAAGACTCGGCCAGTCTTGATGGACTGCAGGTGATTTGGCGCGACGGTGCGCGTGGCCGTGGCGGCCAGTTCGGCGCAGCGGTCGCCTTCTCCCCAGACAAGAAGTTCTTGTTCCTCACGGTTGGCGATCGTCAGCGTATGACGCCGGCGCAAGATCCGAACTCGCCATTGGGCAAAATTCTGCGCCTCACGCTTGACGGCAAACCGGCGCCAGGCAATCCGCAGGCGGGCAAGACCGGCGAGGCCACGCTTGGCATTATCAATCCGCCGCGCGACACAGAGTTGGCCAAGACTGCCGCTGTGTTGTTCAGCTACACATTCCCCGGGCCCAACCTCACGCCATCCGAAACATGGGCGACCGGTTTCCGGACGCCGTATGGCCTGGCCTTCGCGCCCGATGGTCGCCTGTGGGAGTTGGAACACGGACCGCGCGGTGGCGATGAACTCAACCTGATCGAGCCCGGCAAGAACTACGGGTGGCCGCTGGTAGCGTACGCCGTGAACTACAACGGGGTAGAGATCCCCAGCCCCGATACGCGCCCCGATCTCACGAAGCCGCTGATCTACTGGACGCCGGTCATCGCCCCTGGAAGCCTCACCTTCTACAAGGGCGCGATGTTTCCGCAGTGGAACGGCTCGGCGCTCATAGGTGGGCTGGCCACGCAGACGCTCAATCGCATCACGTTCGATGGAAAAGGCGGCGCCGCGCCGGCCGAACGCTGGGCGGTGGGCCACCAGATTCGGGATGTGGCGATCGCTCCGGATGGCGCGGTGTGGGTGATCGAGAATACGCCAACGGGCGGGTTGTTTCGGGTGACGCCCAAGTGA
- a CDS encoding serine hydrolase, producing the protein MGIAVRDLASGRRLAINADTVFHAASTMKVPVLFALYQEFESGRLRPNETMRLENRFQSIVDKSDYALNPGDDSDSTVYALVGTDVPLRDLATRMITHSSNLATNALIGRLDATRITALTRTFGATRMQVLRGVEDNLAFRAGLNNTTTANDLVALFVALHQGKVANAASTRDMLAILEAQAFNDEIPAGLPPRTRMAHKTGSITATWHDAGLVYPQNRAPYAIAILTRNIPDEKVAQRLMADCSRIIWEWLATPSR; encoded by the coding sequence GTGGGCATCGCGGTGCGCGACCTGGCCAGCGGGCGACGCCTGGCCATTAACGCTGATACCGTGTTCCACGCAGCCAGCACCATGAAGGTCCCGGTGCTGTTCGCGCTGTACCAGGAATTCGAAAGCGGTCGGCTGCGGCCCAACGAAACGATGCGACTGGAGAATCGCTTCCAGTCCATCGTGGACAAGTCGGACTACGCGCTCAATCCCGGCGACGACAGCGACAGCACGGTGTACGCGCTGGTGGGAACAGACGTGCCGTTGCGCGACCTGGCCACGCGCATGATCACCCACTCCAGCAACCTGGCCACGAACGCGCTGATTGGCCGGCTGGATGCCACGCGCATCACCGCCCTCACGCGCACGTTCGGCGCGACGCGCATGCAAGTGTTGCGCGGCGTTGAGGACAACCTGGCCTTTCGCGCAGGGCTCAACAATACGACCACCGCCAACGACCTGGTGGCCTTGTTTGTCGCGCTGCACCAAGGCAAGGTGGCCAACGCGGCCAGCACGCGTGACATGCTGGCCATTCTCGAGGCGCAGGCGTTCAACGACGAAATCCCGGCGGGGTTGCCGCCGCGCACGCGCATGGCGCACAAGACGGGATCGATTACGGCCACCTGGCACGACGCGGGTTTGGTGTATCCCCAGAACCGTGCGCCGTATGCCATCGCGATCCTCACGCGCAACATCCCCGACGAAAAAGTGGCGCAGCGATTGATGGCCGATTGTTCGCGCATTATCTGGGAGTGGCTTGCCACACCGTCTCGCTAG
- a CDS encoding Uma2 family endonuclease has translation MKRTRAPRRKAAMIPAPMVMTADELLMLRMPDKRMELVRGRLVVREPAGFWHGDIAARVLVAISNYLTADRGTQTSGAARGRVVAAETGFTLQRNPDTVRAPDVAYICTERIPSAAHVGFADVAPDLAVEVLSPSDRPGEVLSKVADWLTAGTLLVWTIDPERRRARVYRADGSDVVLSADDYLDGEDVLPGFRASVSELVDRP, from the coding sequence ATGAAACGCACACGTGCTCCGAGGAGGAAAGCGGCGATGATTCCGGCGCCGATGGTGATGACGGCAGACGAGCTCCTCATGCTGCGCATGCCGGACAAACGCATGGAACTCGTTCGAGGCCGACTCGTGGTTCGAGAGCCCGCCGGGTTTTGGCACGGCGACATTGCCGCTCGCGTATTGGTGGCCATCAGCAACTACCTGACCGCCGACCGTGGCACCCAAACGTCGGGCGCGGCCCGCGGACGGGTGGTCGCCGCCGAAACAGGATTCACGCTGCAGCGGAATCCCGACACGGTGCGAGCCCCCGACGTCGCGTACATCTGCACCGAACGCATCCCATCGGCAGCACATGTCGGATTCGCCGACGTCGCTCCTGATCTCGCCGTGGAAGTCCTCTCGCCGTCAGATCGCCCGGGCGAGGTGCTGTCGAAGGTCGCCGACTGGCTCACCGCCGGCACATTGCTCGTGTGGACCATCGATCCCGAGCGTCGCCGAGCGCGCGTGTATCGTGCCGACGGCTCGGATGTGGTGTTGAGTGCGGATGACTATCTCGACGGCGAGGACGTGCTGCCGGGTTTTCGCGCGTCCGTTTCGGAACTCGTCGACCGGCCGTAA
- a CDS encoding DUF1566 domain-containing protein — translation MNARSARRIAIAVVLLSGCSGGGTSDPVPTTRTVTVTTNGSGSGTITSSPAGVSCGATCSASLSTSVAVSLSATPAANSQFVSWSGACTGTTASCTVPAGTTAVSAAARFDLSVYALTVALAGTGTGSVTSAPAGVTCGTDCTEGYNAGTVVTLTAAPAGTSSFTGWSGGGCTGTGTCVVTMNQLTNVTATFTLVTNTLTVALAGTGSGTVTSTPAGITCGTDCNEAYTAGTVVTLTAASAGSSTFAGWSGGGCTGTGTCVVTMNAAATVTATFTLVSFTMTVNRTGTGSGTVTSSPAGINCGSDCTEPYTSGTVVTLTAASGVGSNFTGWSGGGCTGTGTCVVTMTAATTITSTFTLQTNTMTVSLVGAGSVTSAPAGISCPADCTEPYAFGTVVTLTAAATDGSAFTGWSGSGCSGTGSCVVTMNSASSVTATFSVVAPGWPDSGTRFCTDLLASVTCPAGVVGQDGFYAINVPNYVVVGGRVQDPITGLVWERSPSIANFTQAAAITYCDDLVLDGATDWRVPSLLELLSIADFGSTGPAFTSSAFPGIPPNSYFWTTTDRAGNPAQAYGMNTNYAVTNYVTKSDPSGHIVRCVRGTPFSGVLTVAGGSVTDSRTNLVWQSGTAPTDLSWQDALTYCEALSLDGRTDWRLPSGKELTSIIDPTQTSPTISPLFASRPATRFWSSSVLANFPNNAYAIGFATGVSADIGTVFSELRSVRCVR, via the coding sequence ATGAACGCTCGTTCCGCGCGCCGTATTGCCATTGCCGTGGTCCTGCTGTCCGGCTGCTCCGGTGGCGGCACGAGCGACCCCGTGCCGACCACTCGCACGGTGACGGTCACCACCAATGGCAGCGGCAGCGGAACGATCACGTCGTCGCCGGCCGGTGTGTCGTGCGGCGCGACGTGCAGCGCATCGTTGAGCACGTCGGTGGCGGTCTCACTGTCCGCCACACCGGCCGCGAATTCTCAGTTCGTAAGCTGGTCGGGCGCCTGCACGGGGACGACAGCCAGTTGCACCGTGCCGGCGGGCACCACGGCGGTGTCTGCGGCCGCGCGCTTTGACCTTTCGGTATACGCGCTCACGGTGGCGCTGGCGGGCACCGGCACCGGTTCTGTCACCTCGGCGCCAGCAGGCGTCACCTGCGGCACCGATTGCACCGAGGGCTACAACGCCGGCACGGTGGTCACGCTCACCGCCGCGCCGGCCGGTACGTCGTCATTTACGGGCTGGTCGGGCGGCGGCTGCACGGGCACGGGAACGTGCGTGGTCACCATGAATCAGCTTACGAATGTCACGGCGACGTTCACCCTGGTGACGAATACGTTGACGGTGGCTTTGGCGGGCACGGGCAGCGGCACGGTGACGTCCACGCCAGCCGGCATCACCTGCGGCACCGACTGCAACGAAGCCTACACCGCCGGCACCGTGGTCACGCTCACCGCAGCCTCGGCCGGTTCGTCCACCTTTGCGGGTTGGTCGGGCGGTGGTTGCACCGGAACGGGGACATGTGTGGTCACGATGAATGCGGCCGCAACCGTCACGGCCACTTTCACGCTCGTGAGCTTCACGATGACGGTGAATCGAACGGGTACCGGCAGTGGCACGGTGACGTCCTCGCCGGCGGGCATCAACTGCGGCAGTGATTGCACCGAACCCTACACGTCCGGCACCGTCGTCACGCTCACCGCGGCCTCGGGCGTCGGTTCGAACTTCACGGGGTGGTCGGGTGGCGGTTGCACGGGCACCGGGACCTGTGTGGTCACGATGACGGCCGCCACGACCATCACCTCCACCTTCACGCTGCAGACGAACACCATGACGGTGTCGCTGGTTGGCGCGGGCAGCGTGACGAGCGCGCCGGCCGGCATCAGTTGCCCGGCGGACTGCACGGAACCGTACGCGTTCGGGACCGTCGTCACGCTCACCGCGGCGGCGACGGATGGGTCCGCATTCACCGGGTGGTCCGGCAGCGGGTGCAGTGGAACGGGATCCTGCGTAGTCACCATGAACTCGGCCAGCAGCGTCACCGCCACGTTCAGCGTGGTTGCGCCCGGGTGGCCGGATTCGGGTACGCGGTTCTGCACCGACCTCCTGGCCAGTGTCACCTGTCCGGCCGGCGTGGTTGGTCAGGACGGATTCTATGCGATCAATGTGCCCAACTACGTGGTCGTCGGTGGTCGAGTTCAGGATCCGATCACCGGACTGGTATGGGAGCGCAGCCCGTCGATCGCCAATTTCACCCAGGCGGCCGCCATCACGTATTGCGATGATCTCGTCCTCGACGGCGCCACCGACTGGCGTGTGCCGTCCCTGCTCGAGTTGCTCAGTATTGCCGATTTCGGCAGCACCGGCCCCGCATTCACGTCGTCGGCGTTTCCCGGTATTCCGCCCAACTCATATTTCTGGACCACGACCGACCGAGCCGGAAATCCGGCGCAAGCGTACGGCATGAACACCAACTACGCGGTCACCAACTACGTCACCAAGTCCGACCCGTCCGGGCACATTGTGCGCTGCGTTCGCGGCACACCGTTCAGCGGCGTCCTCACCGTTGCCGGTGGCAGTGTCACCGACAGTCGCACAAATCTCGTATGGCAGAGCGGCACCGCACCTACGGATTTGTCGTGGCAGGATGCCCTTACCTACTGCGAAGCGTTGAGCCTGGACGGCCGCACCGATTGGCGTTTGCCCAGCGGCAAGGAACTCACCAGCATCATCGACCCGACGCAAACGAGTCCGACCATCTCACCACTCTTTGCCTCGCGACCCGCCACGCGATTCTGGTCGTCGTCGGTGTTGGCAAACTTCCCCAACAACGCGTATGCCATCGGCTTCGCGACCGGCGTGAGCGCCGACATTGGAACGGTGTTCAGTGAGCTCCGTTCCGTGCGGTGCGTGCGTTAG
- a CDS encoding protein kinase: MLDSGDTGAGRRETGDGRPETSGLLYYVMPLVTGETLRARLERERQLPIAYAVRIAREVASALDYAHRQNVIHRDIKPENILLHDGQAIVADFGIALAVQQAGGQRMTQTGLSLGTPQYMSPEQAMGERAIDARSDIYSLAAVTYEMLTGDPPFTGSSVQAVVAKVMNANAERPSLTRKAVTPALEAAVLRGLEKLPADRFGTAAEFATALVQESIGAATSARPVAAARRTRTGLMTLGLFTLVAGASAGWFAHGRANSSTQSAAPRPVRLTHAGQVGCAAIAPGGQQFALIVGSFSDETDCGGTLVVRPLPTGPDQVIARVQDVTELRWSPAGDALLIAGQPVDKARGVWLFPTKSGGARQLASGRMRGAGFVDAGHVYVVPLADGYANAPNALLQVFVLDAQSGEITDTTRLPTRSGGALLSPSGRWWAAASTSGTQQYIVSRAGAAVDSMASTRYTYAWVGDSAIVYQRQPDWRPGDLMLRRVNPESGHFVGDPIVLLANLPEVRTISVDNATGKLMWVTRVITDELHFMSLPESPRSRLLTRSLNAFLGNPKFSPDGQRVVYTRQDALGSNAYMMDLQDGAEIAASSDTVAATTVFWPSAQQVLRSGADGTLISFDLATGRARRYVTPPGEAVIGVAANSWMLSRERAAALIQRDSLLNNPRTIPDPPGLGQLDDGAVSPDGNLVLQLGTAQDRRSAFAVYNTTTQAWSAITLLDTITRRATNIATDGSVYFTRFNGRTEIWRTRVGGVLTLYATLPVQCYEGSVTVSDDGTRVVCNVTTSLPDVWMMELPKRRR; encoded by the coding sequence TTGCTGGATTCGGGGGATACGGGGGCGGGGAGACGGGAGACGGGAGACGGAAGACCGGAGACGTCGGGGCTGCTGTACTACGTGATGCCGTTGGTGACGGGAGAGACGTTGCGGGCGCGACTGGAGCGTGAGAGACAGTTGCCGATTGCCTATGCCGTGCGCATTGCGCGTGAAGTGGCAAGCGCACTCGATTACGCGCACCGGCAGAATGTGATTCATCGCGACATCAAGCCGGAGAACATTCTCCTGCACGATGGACAGGCCATCGTGGCGGACTTCGGTATTGCGCTGGCGGTGCAGCAGGCCGGCGGTCAGCGCATGACGCAAACGGGGCTCTCGCTGGGCACGCCGCAGTACATGTCGCCCGAACAGGCGATGGGCGAACGCGCGATCGATGCGCGCAGCGACATCTACTCGCTGGCAGCGGTGACGTACGAAATGCTCACGGGCGACCCGCCGTTCACGGGCTCGAGTGTGCAGGCCGTCGTGGCGAAAGTGATGAACGCCAACGCCGAACGTCCGTCGCTTACGCGCAAGGCTGTGACGCCGGCGCTTGAGGCAGCGGTGTTGCGTGGCCTGGAGAAGTTGCCGGCCGACCGCTTTGGCACGGCGGCGGAGTTCGCGACGGCGCTGGTACAGGAGTCGATCGGCGCCGCAACCAGCGCACGTCCAGTTGCGGCCGCGCGTAGAACGCGCACAGGGTTGATGACCCTTGGCTTGTTCACGCTGGTGGCCGGTGCGTCGGCGGGCTGGTTCGCGCACGGTCGCGCCAACTCGTCGACGCAGAGTGCCGCGCCACGCCCTGTACGGCTGACGCACGCCGGACAGGTCGGGTGCGCGGCGATCGCGCCTGGCGGACAACAGTTCGCGCTGATTGTGGGGAGTTTTTCTGACGAAACGGATTGCGGCGGCACGTTGGTGGTGCGCCCGCTGCCAACCGGACCCGATCAAGTGATCGCGCGCGTGCAGGACGTAACGGAATTGCGGTGGAGTCCGGCCGGCGACGCACTGCTGATTGCCGGCCAACCAGTCGACAAGGCGCGGGGCGTCTGGCTCTTCCCCACCAAGAGTGGCGGGGCGCGACAACTCGCGTCAGGACGCATGCGCGGTGCGGGATTCGTCGACGCGGGCCATGTCTACGTTGTGCCGCTGGCTGATGGTTACGCAAACGCACCCAACGCGCTCCTACAGGTTTTCGTGCTTGATGCGCAATCAGGCGAGATCACCGATACAACGCGACTTCCGACGCGAAGCGGGGGGGCGCTGCTTTCGCCGTCTGGCCGCTGGTGGGCGGCCGCGTCCACCAGTGGGACGCAGCAGTACATTGTATCGCGAGCGGGCGCGGCGGTCGACAGTATGGCCAGCACCCGGTACACTTACGCGTGGGTCGGTGATTCTGCGATTGTCTATCAACGGCAACCCGATTGGCGCCCCGGCGATCTCATGCTGCGACGCGTCAATCCCGAGAGTGGGCACTTTGTCGGCGATCCCATAGTGCTTCTGGCGAATCTGCCCGAGGTCCGCACCATCTCCGTTGACAATGCCACGGGGAAGTTGATGTGGGTCACTCGTGTCATCACCGACGAACTGCATTTCATGTCGTTGCCCGAATCTCCCCGTTCCCGACTGCTGACACGATCGCTCAACGCGTTTCTGGGCAACCCGAAGTTTTCGCCTGACGGACAACGGGTTGTGTACACGCGACAAGACGCGCTCGGCTCAAACGCCTACATGATGGACTTGCAGGATGGCGCGGAGATCGCGGCATCCAGCGACACGGTCGCGGCTACCACGGTGTTCTGGCCGAGTGCGCAGCAGGTGCTACGGAGCGGCGCCGATGGAACGCTCATCTCCTTTGATCTGGCCACGGGGCGCGCGCGACGCTACGTCACGCCGCCCGGGGAGGCCGTGATTGGCGTCGCCGCAAACTCGTGGATGTTAAGTCGCGAGCGCGCGGCGGCGCTTATTCAACGCGATTCGTTGCTGAACAACCCGCGCACGATTCCCGATCCTCCGGGGCTCGGTCAGCTTGATGACGGCGCCGTCTCGCCGGACGGGAACCTGGTACTCCAACTCGGAACGGCCCAGGATCGGCGCAGTGCGTTTGCCGTGTACAACACGACAACGCAGGCGTGGTCGGCGATCACCCTACTCGATACCATCACGCGTCGCGCGACGAACATCGCGACCGACGGCTCAGTGTATTTCACACGCTTCAACGGACGCACCGAGATCTGGCGCACGCGTGTTGGCGGTGTACTCACGTTGTACGCCACGCTGCCCGTGCAGTGTTATGAAGGGAGCGTGACGGTGAGCGACGACGGCACGCGTGTGGTGTGTAACGTCACCACGAGCCTGCCCGACGTGTGGATGATGGAATTGCCGAAGCGGCGTCGTTGA
- a CDS encoding DUF1697 domain-containing protein: MTRGKRTRYLAFLRGMNVGGHRVSMSELRDLFVALKFANVETFIASGNVIFDTSASAATDVLEARIESQLRGALGYAVATFLRTPDELASVVRQVPFPATEVAAPGHTVHVGFLRRAPNAALATHLTGLATSVDAFGVGACEMYWLSRGRTTDSLVKWPQVEKALKLDVTMRNLTTVRKLTEKYPGHT; the protein is encoded by the coding sequence GTGACGCGCGGCAAACGCACGCGGTATCTCGCGTTTCTGCGGGGCATGAACGTGGGCGGTCATCGGGTGAGCATGAGCGAGCTCCGCGACCTGTTCGTGGCGCTCAAGTTCGCCAACGTGGAAACGTTCATCGCCAGCGGCAACGTCATCTTTGATACCTCGGCGAGTGCCGCCACTGACGTGCTGGAAGCGCGCATTGAATCGCAATTGCGTGGAGCGCTTGGTTATGCGGTCGCGACGTTTTTGCGCACGCCGGACGAACTGGCATCCGTCGTAAGGCAGGTACCGTTTCCGGCCACGGAGGTCGCCGCGCCCGGCCACACGGTGCACGTCGGATTCCTCCGTCGCGCGCCCAACGCCGCGCTGGCCACGCACCTCACGGGTCTTGCCACCAGCGTGGATGCGTTCGGCGTTGGTGCGTGCGAGATGTACTGGCTGAGTCGCGGCCGGACTACCGATTCGCTGGTGAAGTGGCCGCAGGTGGAGAAGGCGCTGAAACTCGATGTGACAATGCGCAACCTTACCACCGTGCGGAAACTCACTGAAAAGTACCCGGGCCACACATGA
- a CDS encoding SRPBCC domain-containing protein, translating into MPDILLSFPILRDAPTVFDAMTAPAGLDGWWTLDSEGLPVLGAQYRFGFGPSCQWTGEVTRCEAPRAFEWTMRDADADWTGTRVGFTLKDIRGGTLVEFFHRGWPLENEHFRGSSYCWASYLRILRRHLEHGEHVPYEQRDSV; encoded by the coding sequence ATGCCGGATATCCTCCTGTCGTTCCCGATTCTGCGCGATGCACCCACGGTGTTCGACGCCATGACCGCGCCGGCCGGTCTCGACGGCTGGTGGACACTGGACTCCGAAGGCCTGCCAGTATTGGGAGCGCAGTACCGTTTTGGATTCGGGCCGTCGTGTCAGTGGACGGGCGAGGTGACACGCTGCGAGGCGCCCCGGGCCTTTGAGTGGACCATGCGTGACGCGGACGCCGACTGGACCGGGACCCGTGTCGGGTTCACGTTGAAGGACATTCGAGGCGGCACGCTGGTGGAGTTCTTTCATCGCGGGTGGCCACTGGAGAACGAACACTTTCGCGGGTCGAGTTACTGTTGGGCGTCATACCTGCGTATCCTGCGTCGCCATCTGGAGCACGGGGAGCACGTGCCCTACGAGCAGCGCGACAGCGTGTAG
- a CDS encoding NAD(P)H-dependent oxidoreductase — translation MRILAVSGSLRLGSSNGAIVDAAVLAAGDTAAVTVFGLLSALPPFNPDLERESTPPAVAAWRDALRASSAVLISSPEYAHGVPGVLKNALDWVVGSGEFMSMPVALVNASAYSAFVTEQLRETLTVMMAEVVVATSLPLRGRPSSAADILAQPLATAELRAALQSLAEAAHRVAERSS, via the coding sequence ATGAGAATTCTGGCCGTATCGGGGAGTCTCCGGCTCGGCTCGTCAAACGGTGCGATTGTGGACGCCGCCGTCCTGGCGGCGGGTGACACGGCAGCGGTGACGGTGTTCGGGTTGCTAAGCGCGTTGCCACCGTTCAATCCCGACTTGGAGCGCGAGTCCACGCCACCGGCGGTGGCGGCGTGGCGCGACGCGCTGCGTGCCAGTTCGGCCGTGCTGATCTCCAGTCCCGAATACGCGCACGGTGTACCGGGCGTGCTGAAAAACGCGCTCGACTGGGTGGTGGGCAGCGGCGAGTTCATGAGCATGCCGGTGGCGTTGGTGAACGCGTCGGCGTATTCCGCGTTTGTCACCGAGCAGCTGCGCGAAACACTCACGGTCATGATGGCGGAGGTGGTGGTGGCCACCTCGCTGCCGCTGCGCGGTCGTCCATCCAGCGCGGCGGATATCCTGGCGCAGCCACTGGCCACCGCGGAACTCCGCGCGGCGCTGCAGTCGTTGGCCGAAGCCGCGCATCGCGTGGCCGAGCGTTCGTCGTGA